From one Pontibacillus sp. HMF3514 genomic stretch:
- a CDS encoding sensor histidine kinase KdpD: protein MPLWLGADETGLTSMMDELRSDPTGNTLMLTAFVLVMLNTVRALPHYLGSLLLGDELAKKLNKPWLTFIVPFIIIPLVYMTINLYNPLNYDFGGPALLLLISIVLLHLLGKGRMRPILKSFVLAQLLFGFQWLDTVIFLTPLGFGGGPISSEVKEIAVNIGFGNTLSLYSLLLCGIFMINAVVLAVYLTVSEQKWRMRQDLNIARGEMVESRAGREALHLVHDLKTPLSLIEGLNSLIQMKSKDQDVLEYTEQISESIESTSNMVSEILYEEKKNWCTLSRLIEYVRANKLTDQSIDFQFELHADPSIKVYVNKIRMTRAIVNLIDNACDAVDGKASAKVTIRSEFDESGIWLGVEDNGKGLSKKEQQKIWNAGYSTKAHPGVGLTFVKNVVDEHDATLKIESELKKGTTFWIVLPKECVQL from the coding sequence ATGCCGTTATGGCTAGGAGCTGATGAAACCGGTCTGACGAGCATGATGGATGAGCTTAGAAGTGATCCAACCGGCAATACGTTGATGTTAACGGCCTTTGTTTTGGTCATGCTTAATACGGTCCGTGCTCTTCCTCACTATCTTGGATCACTTTTATTAGGAGATGAATTAGCCAAAAAGCTTAACAAGCCATGGCTGACGTTCATTGTTCCTTTCATCATCATTCCGCTGGTCTATATGACAATCAACCTCTACAATCCGCTTAATTATGATTTTGGTGGCCCAGCATTACTGTTATTGATATCAATCGTATTGTTGCATTTATTAGGAAAAGGTCGCATGAGGCCAATACTGAAATCCTTTGTATTAGCTCAGCTACTGTTTGGATTTCAGTGGCTGGATACCGTTATCTTTTTAACACCTCTAGGATTTGGAGGAGGACCGATCTCCAGTGAAGTGAAAGAGATCGCAGTCAATATCGGTTTTGGCAACACATTATCGTTATACAGCCTGTTATTATGTGGTATATTCATGATCAATGCGGTTGTTTTAGCTGTCTATCTAACTGTTTCAGAGCAAAAGTGGCGTATGAGGCAGGACTTAAATATTGCTAGAGGTGAAATGGTGGAATCTCGCGCAGGTCGTGAAGCATTGCACCTAGTTCATGACTTAAAAACTCCTCTTTCTCTTATTGAAGGCTTAAACTCCTTGATTCAAATGAAATCCAAAGATCAGGATGTTCTAGAATACACAGAGCAAATATCCGAATCGATCGAATCTACAAGTAACATGGTCTCTGAGATTTTGTATGAAGAAAAGAAAAACTGGTGTACGCTTTCAAGGTTGATTGAATATGTACGAGCCAATAAACTTACCGACCAATCAATTGATTTTCAATTTGAACTTCACGCAGATCCAAGTATAAAAGTGTATGTAAATAAAATTCGTATGACGAGAGCCATTGTGAACTTGATTGATAACGCCTGTGATGCTGTTGATGGGAAAGCAAGCGCTAAGGTGACTATTCGATCGGAATTCGATGAATCAGGTATCTGGCTAGGCGTAGAGGATAATGGAAAGGGACTCTCTAAAAAGGAACAGCAAAAAATTTGGAATGCTGGATACAGTACGAAAGCTCATCCTGGTGTTGGCTTGACGTTTGTGAAAAACGTCGTTGATGAGCATGATGCTACCTTGAAAATCGAGAGTGAATTAAAAAAGGGAACAACCTTCTGGATTGTTCTACCAAAGGAGTGTGTACAGCTATGA
- a CDS encoding response regulator — MNILIIDDDPSLRYMLTEICKHAGWDSEIAENGQKGVDLFQQGNYDLILVDYHMPEMDGIQTVKAIRSHHSQIPILVLTVDERQEIADRFLQEGANDFALKPVKAPDIISRIQLHVQLANLKGSQVQDDNVFSSKGISKNTLSHIEDFMKKQPEPSSVDEISKEVNLAYPTVYRYVTHLLNEGKVKQIDSHQKMGRPKKLYQWYSV; from the coding sequence ATGAACATTTTAATCATTGATGACGATCCATCCCTACGTTATATGCTGACTGAAATTTGCAAGCATGCAGGATGGGACTCAGAGATTGCAGAAAATGGACAAAAGGGCGTAGATTTATTCCAACAAGGGAATTATGACCTCATTCTTGTTGATTATCATATGCCAGAGATGGATGGGATTCAAACTGTGAAAGCAATTCGAAGCCATCACTCTCAAATACCTATACTCGTTCTAACAGTAGATGAAAGACAAGAGATTGCTGATCGCTTTCTTCAGGAGGGAGCCAATGACTTTGCTTTGAAACCAGTAAAAGCTCCGGATATCATCTCAAGAATCCAGCTCCATGTTCAGCTAGCTAATTTGAAAGGTTCTCAAGTCCAGGATGACAATGTGTTCAGCTCTAAGGGAATTAGTAAAAACACACTCTCTCATATCGAGGATTTTATGAAAAAGCAACCTGAACCAAGCTCTGTAGATGAAATTTCAAAAGAGGTCAACCTTGCCTATCCAACAGTTTATCGGTACGTAACTCATTTGCTGAATGAAGGCAAAGTAAAGCAGATTGATTCCCACCAAAAGATGGGGCGACCGAAAAAATTATATCAATGGTACTCCGTTTAA
- a CDS encoding M20 family metallopeptidase has protein sequence MHELLKQAKNLDHTLTEWRRDLHQNPELGFEESRTSQFVQQQLKELGVPHVQVVAKTGVTALIEGEEPGPTVALRADIDALPIQDEKDVPYKSQTDGKAHLCGHDGHTTMLLGAAKLLKDNPPKRGNIKLIFQPAEEGLFGAQTLIEHGVLENPKVDAIAGLHVNPMVPTGQVTCTQREACAAADFFDLEIKGQGGHAAHPHLSTDSITVASEVVSSLQQVVSRQINPVSPTVLTVGQIQGGSAPNAIAPSVKMRGTVRTLDPDVRSTIEHRMESIIRGITEGFGVSYDFQYNYFYPPVVNDESLVPSVRQVTEEVLGLDQFSIVKPSMGGEDFSFYAEQIPGVFFRLGVRNEEKEATYPLHHPKFDLDEQALPYGATLLAQWALNQL, from the coding sequence ATGCATGAATTACTAAAACAAGCTAAAAACCTTGATCATACCTTAACCGAGTGGAGAAGAGACCTTCACCAAAATCCAGAATTGGGATTTGAAGAAAGTCGTACGTCCCAATTTGTTCAACAGCAATTAAAAGAATTAGGTGTACCCCATGTCCAAGTTGTTGCTAAGACAGGTGTGACAGCTCTAATTGAAGGAGAAGAGCCTGGACCCACTGTAGCGCTACGGGCTGATATAGATGCTTTACCGATACAAGACGAAAAAGATGTCCCATATAAATCACAAACAGATGGAAAAGCACATCTATGTGGCCATGATGGGCACACAACCATGCTTTTGGGAGCAGCGAAACTTCTCAAGGACAACCCTCCAAAACGGGGAAACATTAAGTTAATCTTCCAGCCAGCTGAAGAAGGTTTATTTGGTGCTCAAACGTTAATTGAACACGGCGTATTAGAAAATCCAAAAGTAGATGCCATAGCAGGATTGCATGTAAATCCAATGGTACCTACAGGTCAGGTTACTTGTACCCAAAGAGAAGCCTGTGCAGCTGCCGACTTTTTTGATTTAGAAATTAAAGGCCAAGGAGGACATGCAGCTCATCCTCACTTATCAACGGATTCTATTACAGTAGCATCAGAGGTTGTAAGTTCACTACAACAAGTAGTAAGTCGTCAAATCAATCCTGTTTCACCAACTGTGCTTACAGTTGGACAAATTCAAGGAGGATCAGCCCCAAATGCCATAGCACCAAGCGTGAAAATGAGAGGAACAGTTCGAACACTTGACCCTGATGTACGCTCAACCATTGAACATCGAATGGAGAGCATCATTCGTGGGATTACTGAAGGCTTCGGTGTATCTTATGATTTTCAATATAACTACTTTTATCCACCAGTAGTAAATGATGAGTCACTTGTACCAAGTGTAAGACAAGTGACAGAGGAAGTTTTAGGTTTAGATCAATTTTCCATTGTGAAACCATCCATGGGAGGAGAGGACTTTTCCTTCTATGCTGAACAAATCCCAGGAGTATTTTTCCGATTAGGGGTAAGAAATGAAGAAAAAGAAGCCACGTATCCTCTTCACCATCCAAAATTTGATTTAGATGAACAAGCCCTACCATATGGAGCAACCTTGTTAGCTCAGTGGGCTTTGAATCAACTATAA